Proteins encoded within one genomic window of Saccharopolyspora pogona:
- a CDS encoding proline-rich domain-containing protein, protein MTSPQNPWQQGGYPQGGTPSGGFPQQHPQGGYSQYPQSNPFAAPPVPAQELSTFQRPITVEIAFWIAIVVPLLATVLSVLSYMLLQGFVNDSIAGSMGDPDLDQQISSVANGVMLFFFVFITIIYLVLTGLWILFGFKMRAGKNWARITLTVFAGLWTLFGVIALIQGGSMTMSGDLDGANLPSSYFALSYSQTGLGLVGMIVFLTLAYLKPSNWYFKAASRF, encoded by the coding sequence GTGACTTCACCGCAAAATCCTTGGCAACAAGGTGGGTACCCGCAGGGCGGGACTCCATCCGGTGGTTTTCCGCAGCAACATCCGCAGGGCGGGTATTCGCAGTACCCGCAGTCGAATCCGTTCGCGGCGCCGCCGGTTCCGGCGCAGGAGCTGAGCACGTTCCAGCGGCCGATCACCGTGGAGATCGCGTTCTGGATCGCGATCGTCGTGCCGCTGCTGGCCACGGTGCTGTCCGTGCTGAGCTACATGCTGCTGCAGGGCTTCGTGAACGACTCCATCGCCGGCAGTATGGGCGACCCGGATCTCGACCAGCAGATCTCGTCCGTCGCCAACGGGGTCATGCTGTTCTTCTTCGTCTTCATCACGATCATCTACCTGGTCCTGACCGGGTTGTGGATCCTCTTCGGCTTCAAGATGCGGGCCGGGAAGAACTGGGCGCGGATCACGCTCACGGTGTTCGCGGGACTCTGGACGCTGTTCGGCGTCATCGCCCTGATCCAGGGCGGCAGCATGACGATGTCCGGTGACCTGGACGGCGCGAACCTGCCCAGCTCGTACTTCGCGTTGTCCTACAGCCAGACCGGGTTGGGCCTGGTAGGGATGATCGTGTTCCTCACGTTGGCCTACCTGAAGCCGTCGAACTGGTACTTCAAGGCGGCGAGCCGGTTCTGA